The Skermanella rosea sequence TCATGGCCGGACTTGATCCGGCCATCTTTCACGGGATGCATTGAACGCTCCGTGCCTTGAGATCCGCGGGTCAAGCCCGCGGATGACGAACCGAAGGAGAAAACTGTCATTAGGAATTTTCTCAATAGATGATGAGCAAGTACCGTGCCGGACAGCCGTGGATCAAGTCCGGCCACGACCTTGACGGGCCGCGGGCGCCGCCTTCCCGAGCCGAGGGGCGGCCCGTGGGGACAGGGCTCCGCCCGGGCACCACGCCCCGCTCCGGCGACTTCCTTGTCGAGGGGCATCGATCGGGCTATAGAGAACACCGTGGCAGTGACCGGAGGCATTGCGTTTGCGGTCCCGGCAGAAGGTTCGGAAGGCATGAAACTCTCAGACGTCGATATTGACCGATACCTCGCCGAGGGACGCATCCAGATCGACCCGATGCCGACGGAAGGCCAGATCGGCGCCATGTCGGTCGATCTCCAGCTGGGGGACACTTTCCAGGTGTTCCCGCCCGGCAAGGCGGCCTTCGTGGACCTTGCGCCGCCCGTGGGGCACCCCAGCCAGGTTCCGGACAAGCTGATGGACCGGGTACAGATACCCGCCGGGGAGTCGTTCTTCCTGCATCCCGGCGAACTGGTGCTGGGCATCACCGTGCAGCGAATCCTGCTGCCGAACGACATCGCCGGGCGCCTCGACGGGCGCAGCAGCCTGGCGCGGCTGGGCCTGATGGTGCATGCGACGGCGCACACGATCGATCCGGGCTGGAACGGCCGCATCACGCTGGAATTCTTCAACTGCGGCCGCCTGCCGCTGGCGCTGCGGCCCGGCATGCGCATCTGCGCGCTCAGCTTCGAGACGCTGATGTCGCCGACCTCCAAGCCCTACGCGGCGCGGGCCGACGCCAAGTACCGCGACCAGCTCGATCCCCTGCCAAGCCGGATCAACCTGGAACAGCCGCTCAAGGATTGAGGGCGCACCCCTCGCCGCCGAGGCGGGGGTCTCGGAAGCTGCGGGTGGCGGGCATGCCGTACGGGGCGCCTTTTCGAAACCATCGAAGCGGTTGTCGCCCGACCCGAAGGTGGAAGCCGGCTGTCCAAGGCCCGACGTGTCCGAAGCTCCCCGGAAGATAACCGGCGGACAAGACGGCGGGATGGTATGTATTGCGCAGCCGGATCGCGGCGGCAGCCGGCCCAATGAGACGCTCTAGACTAAAAGCCCCGTCGCGGCGAAGCGGCGGGGCTTCCTTATGTACCATACCGCACTGCGAGACCTAGCGGCAGGCGGCTTTCCCGGCATCGCGACTTGCGTCATGCGCGATCGTCTTGGGATCCGGAGTCCGGTGACTCAAGATCCACTTCACCAGCTCACTCGGCCGGGACCGCCACCAAGGGACGTGCGGTTTCCCGGATCGGGAGATGG is a genomic window containing:
- the dcd gene encoding dCTP deaminase, encoding MKLSDVDIDRYLAEGRIQIDPMPTEGQIGAMSVDLQLGDTFQVFPPGKAAFVDLAPPVGHPSQVPDKLMDRVQIPAGESFFLHPGELVLGITVQRILLPNDIAGRLDGRSSLARLGLMVHATAHTIDPGWNGRITLEFFNCGRLPLALRPGMRICALSFETLMSPTSKPYAARADAKYRDQLDPLPSRINLEQPLKD